The DNA region CTGGGACGAGCTTATCAGGCGGCGCCCATTGCGATTACGGTGGAAGGGGCCAACATCCTTACCCGTTCAATGATTATCTATGGTCAAGGGGCTATCCGCTGTCATCCCTACATTCTAGCGGAGATGGAAGCAGCTTTTGATGACAACCAAGGCCGCGGTTTACGCCAGTTTGATGCCGCACTGTTTGGTCATATGGGCTTCAGTTTAAGCAACTTTGTGCGTAGTTTATGGCTAGGTTTAACCGGCGCGCGGTTGTCTAATGCTCCGTTCAGTGATCAGACCAAACGTTACTATCAGCAGATGAATCGCTTCAGCGCTAACCTAGCATTGCTGTCAGATCTGGCAATGGCTACCCTCGGTGGCGGCTTGAAACGTAAAGAACGGATCTCTGCCCGCTTGGGGGATATGTTAAGTCAACTGTATCTGGCATCAGCCACACTGAAACGTTATCAGGACGATGGCCGACTCAGTGAGGATCTGCCGTTGGTTCAGTGGGCGGTCGAAGATGCCCTGTACAAACTACAGAGTTCTTTGGATGATTTACTGGATAACTTCCCTGCTGGCTTAGGCGGCATGCTGCGCGTGGTATTGTTCCCCTTTGGCCGACCATTGAAGCGCCCCAGCGACAAGCTGGATCATCGAGTTGCCAGAATTATGCAAACCCCATGTGCCAGCCGTGAACGCCTTGGTAAAGGCCAGTTCTTGCGCGCCTGCAACAATAACCCCATGGGGGTACAGGAACAGACGCTACGGGATATTCTGAGCGCTGAACCATTGTATGACAAAGTCTGCCAAGCCGCCGGTAAACGCCTGCCATTTATGTATCTGGATAAGGTTGCGGCTGAAGGTAAAGCGCTGGGGGTATTGTCTGACGAAGAAGTGCAACTGCTTGAGAAAGCAGAAATTGGCCGACTGAAATCTATCAATGTTGATGATTTTGCGGCACAGGAATTAAAAGCCCAACGTCTTGATCAAGACCAAACCAGTGAGCAAGCGGCTTGATAAATCAGAACTAGTTCGAAAAAGAGACCGTTGCCGGTCTCTTTTTTGCAATTATGTCCCGTCCTGGAATACGTTGACATAAAGAGGACTTCTTTATGGCAACATCAACTAACTCAAGCCGTAAGCGCACACAACGTGATTACACCTTAGCCTTTAAATTAGGTGTCGTAGAGCGTGTCGAAAAAGGCGAAATGACGTACAAACAAGCCCAGCAGCGCTTTGGCATTCAGGGCAAGACAACCGTACTCGTTTGGCTCAGAAAGCATGGTAGACTCGATTGGTCGAAACCTTTTCAGCATCCCCTTATGCCTAATTCAAAAGAAACCCCATCACAAACTATCAAGCGCCTTGAGCGTGAGCTAGCCGAAGAGAAACTGCGTAACCAAATCCTCAATGGTATGGTCGATATCATGGATAATGAATACGGAGCTGGTTTAAGAAAAAAGTACTTATCCGGTATGTCTGGCAAGCCAAAACCCAAAGAGAAATAAACTTAGCCGCAGCATGTCGTGCAGCCAGTATTTCAAGGCAAAGTGTCTATCAAGCAGTAGCTCGAATGGAAAGCCGAAGAGCTGAACTATCGGTCATCAAAGACTGGGTTCTGTACTGGCGTAAATATATGCCGAGGTTAGGGACGCGTAAGCTCTATTCGTTGATAAAGCCCAAGTTGGTTGAACATGATATTAAACTGGGAAGAGACGGTTTTTTTACCTATTTGAGGCGTGAAGGTTTACTGGTTAAACCCAAGAAAAGCTACACAAAAACCACATTTAGCAAGCACTGGATGAAAAAGCATCCTAACTTACTGAAAGTGGAAGGGCTGCATGATGCAGAGCATGTGTTGGTCAGCGATATCACCTATCTTGAGTCAGACCAAGGCGTGCACTATTTGTCACTGGTTACCGATGCCGTATCACGCAAGATAGTCGGTCATCACTTGAGTACAGACATGAAAGCAGACAGCGTGGTGAAAGCGCTGAAAATGGCGGTTAGGGATAAGCGCTATATCGCTAATGCAGTGTATCACTCAGACCGGGGAGTGCAATATTGCTCAGCCGTTTATCAGGATGAACTGATAGCGAACCATATTCAGCCGTCAATGACAGACGGTTATGATTGCTATCAAAATGCACTAGCGGAAAGAGTCAATGGCATACTGAAGCAAGAGTTTTTCCTGTATCGATGTAAAACGCTGGAAGAGCTGAAGATACTTGTTCGAGAATCGATAGCGATATATAACGAAATGAGACCGCACCTGAGTTTAGATATGGCAACACCCAACCAGGTGCACAATAGAAAAGGCCAGCTACGGGAGCTGGCCTAAAAACTGTCAACCTATCTTAGGACGGGACATTATTGATACAGCGTTAACTCACCTGCCCGACCGTTTTCGTCTGTACATCACCACCCTTTTTACGAAGATTTTCTTCAGCCGCTTTTTGTTGATGTAACTCCATGGCTTCTTTCGGGATCAGACTGATAAGTTCGATACCTGTAGGTAAATCTTTAGTTTCAGCGGTTACCACAATCACTTTGCCAGCCTTTATATAAGCCAGCGGTATAACAGTTTCGCCGTAGCGTTCACGGAAGTTATGAAAAGTGAATGCATCGGTAATGTTGGTACTTTTAATCACCGCATCTCGTGACATTAAGCTATGTAGTCGCGAGTATGAAACACTATCGCTAAACAAACACATACGCCGCAGATAAGACTCGGATAACTGATGTCTGGCACTGGCGCCATTGCCATCGTTGGTATTAACCCCAAACACTTTCTCAGCCCCAAAAATATCTTGGAAATGAAAAAAGACGACGGGGTTAAGTTGCTGATATGGAGAGAGGATCAACACACGACCAATACCACTGAGATCCAGATAGGTCTCCGCATGTTCAGACACCGGATTGCCGAAATAGACCTGAATATTGTCCATTCTCGCTTGGCGTACGTTATCCCAGTTGCTATCCGCAATAATCACTTTAATGCCCTTGCCTACCAAAATCTTGGCAAATTCGCGGGCAAACTTTGAGCCGCCGAAGATCAGCAAACCTTCGGCACTATCGGATTTAACCCCCAACCAGTTGGCCCAACGTCTGGCGGTAAGCGACTGAAACACAACCGTGCCAACAATGATCAGAAACACCAACGGCACTAAGGCATCGGCTCCTTCAAAGCCACGGCTCTCCAGTTTAATGGCGAAGAGTGAAGACACCGCCGCCGCAACAATGCCTCGCGGAGCTACCCAGCTCAGAAACCATTTATCACGGGAGCCAAGCGATGTCCCAACTCCAGAAATCCACACACTGAGCGGCCGAGCCAAAAACAGTACCACCAGCAATACGCCAATACCGCCCCACCCCAGATCCAACATGGCATGAGAATCCAGTCTGGCGGCCAGTAAAATAAACAGTGCCGAGATCAGTAATACAGTTAAGGTTTCTTTAAATTCAAGAATATCGGCGATATTGACCCCGCGCATATTGGCTAGCCAAATGCCCATCACGGTAACCGTAAGTAAGCCGGACTCTTCCTGTAACAGATTGGAACCGACAAAAATGCCCAGCATAATTGTCAGTACCGCGGTGTTGGTCAGATAATGTGGTAACAGATTGCGCCTGAGAATGATGCCGACCGCATAACCGGCCAAAATGCCAAGCCCGAAACCAATTCCCAGCATTGACCCCAAAGCGGTTAACACATGTGAGGTTTGATCGCTGCTGACCGTAATATATTCAAACACCAACACCGCCAGCATGGCACCGATAGGGTCAATAACAATACCTTCCCAACGCAGAATATTGGCTAACTGTGCTTTAGGACGTACAGTTCGCAACATAGGCACTATCACCGTTGGCCCAGTCACCACTACCAAGGCGCCAAACAATAACGCCAGAGACCAATCAAATCCCAACATGAAATGTGCTGCGGGCGCGATGCAGCCCCAAGTGATGAAGGTGCCAACAGATACCAGATGTGTCACCATCCGGCCATGATCTTTAATCTCCTTGAAATTCAGCGTCAGCGCCCCTTCAAACAAGATAACCGCAACCCCAAGCGAGATAATGGGAAAGAGCAGATCGCCAAATATCGCGTCTGGCTGTAACAGTTCTAAACCAGGCCCCAGTAACAGCCCACATAGCAACAACGGCAAAATGGCAGGCAAACGAAACAACCACCCCAACCACTGGCAGATCAATGAAAGCACGCCAATAAAGGCCAGCATGGCGGTAATTTTTTCT from Shewanella dokdonensis includes:
- a CDS encoding IS3 family transposase (programmed frameshift); its protein translation is MATSTNSSRKRTQRDYTLAFKLGVVERVEKGEMTYKQAQQRFGIQGKTTVLVWLRKHGRLDWSKPFQHPLMPNSKETPSQTIKRLERELAEEKLRNQILNGMVDIMDNEYGAGLRKKLLIRYVWQAKTQREINLAAACRAASISRQSVYQAVARMESRRAELSVIKDWVLYWRKYMPRLGTRKLYSLIKPKLVEHDIKLGRDGFFTYLRREGLLVKPKKSYTKTTFSKHWMKKHPNLLKVEGLHDAEHVLVSDITYLESDQGVHYLSLVTDAVSRKIVGHHLSTDMKADSVVKALKMAVRDKRYIANAVYHSDRGVQYCSAVYQDELIANHIQPSMTDGYDCYQNALAERVNGILKQEFFLYRCKTLEELKILVRESIAIYNEMRPHLSLDMATPNQVHNRKGQLRELA
- a CDS encoding cation:proton antiporter, whose protein sequence is MVEKITAMLAFIGVLSLICQWLGWLFRLPAILPLLLCGLLLGPGLELLQPDAIFGDLLFPIISLGVAVILFEGALTLNFKEIKDHGRMVTHLVSVGTFITWGCIAPAAHFMLGFDWSLALLFGALVVVTGPTVIVPMLRTVRPKAQLANILRWEGIVIDPIGAMLAVLVFEYITVSSDQTSHVLTALGSMLGIGFGLGILAGYAVGIILRRNLLPHYLTNTAVLTIMLGIFVGSNLLQEESGLLTVTVMGIWLANMRGVNIADILEFKETLTVLLISALFILLAARLDSHAMLDLGWGGIGVLLVVLFLARPLSVWISGVGTSLGSRDKWFLSWVAPRGIVAAAVSSLFAIKLESRGFEGADALVPLVFLIIVGTVVFQSLTARRWANWLGVKSDSAEGLLIFGGSKFAREFAKILVGKGIKVIIADSNWDNVRQARMDNIQVYFGNPVSEHAETYLDLSGIGRVLILSPYQQLNPVVFFHFQDIFGAEKVFGVNTNDGNGASARHQLSESYLRRMCLFSDSVSYSRLHSLMSRDAVIKSTNITDAFTFHNFRERYGETVIPLAYIKAGKVIVVTAETKDLPTGIELISLIPKEAMELHQQKAAEENLRKKGGDVQTKTVGQVS